The following are encoded in a window of Ricinus communis isolate WT05 ecotype wild-type chromosome 4, ASM1957865v1, whole genome shotgun sequence genomic DNA:
- the LOC107260886 gene encoding uncharacterized protein LOC107260886, which translates to MGMVVVISLPLIIFSIVLGFGCYFLGRARGRQDVRTNAQVYGVPTPPPGTVTNTSTYASSYPSSPPPVFHTKPDNFANI; encoded by the coding sequence atgGGTATGGTGGTGGTGATCTCTCTGCCATTGATAATATTCAGTATAGTGCTTGGTTTTGGTTGTTATTTCTTAGGAAGAGCAAGAGGCAGACAAGATGTCCGTACAAATGCTCAAGTTTATGGAGTACCCACTCCACCTCCAGGCACTGTGACTAATACTTCTACATATGCCTCTTCTTACCCATCATCTCCTCCACCAGTATTTCATACCAAGCCTGACAATTTTGCCAATATTTAG